The Gambusia affinis linkage group LG11, SWU_Gaff_1.0, whole genome shotgun sequence genome contains a region encoding:
- the mcf2lb gene encoding guanine nucleotide exchange factor DBS isoform X6, with protein MLLWMKTEEMALGELLERLRSVTQTIDEIMQLDSNPPRATDITPDLRKQFAFLSGGRGDNGSPIIVFPEFPAFGEITDREFHNVLTYLTSVPSLSSTDVGFILVIDRRLDRWAAVKGTLLRIAGSFPGNLQLVLVLRPTTLLQRTLSDILFKFNKDEFKMKVPVIMLSSVSELHSYIDRTQLTRELGGTQDYCHEKWISHRTAIEGFALMVKRTAQTLQSFGTELAETELPNEIKTTTILLSTHTSKRDKMKEDVLVALDQGSRLLESINEPVKRDPDHNMNQDELENLATVQRLLSQLDETERAFEEFWVRHQTKLEQCLQLRHFEHNYREVRGLLDSLSEKLVTFSEVGISPAHADHIFCELTSFEERVCEVLDRASALSHEGDELIQKSHYAEDSIQPKCSELRAVSESLSCNLRTKKDYLLKAMELHHRLERASKWVDDGIYLLASQPVDKCQSHEGAELALQELERYLDNAGQNQLTDLCAIWKEYEEVLNQQFREQVEKVYQKQASMQEMFDKRKISLKKLAAKQTRPVQPVAPRPEAFIKSPLSSPAHKAQLEKNWESNLSCEKRNSQLQNEGGGSRHASQSEEEENLAVLRRHVMNELLETERAYVEELLCVLQGYASEMENPTMSHLIPAPLQNKKEVLFGNMPEIYHFHKRTFLRELELYTHCPELVGRCFLERMTDLQIYEKYCHNKPRSESLWRQCSDCAFFQECQKKLEHKLGLDSYLLKPVQRITKYQLLLKEMLKYSKGCDGADDLQEALTSIVGILKAVNDSMHLIAITGFEGNMSELGKLLMQGSFSVWTEHKKGHAKVKDLARFKPMQRHLFLHEKALLFCKRREENGEGYEKAPSYSFKQSLSMNAVGFTENAKGDNKKFEIWSSSREEVYIVQAPTAEVKTTWVNEIRKVLTTQLEACREASQQRAPDQVFQFPPVPTGTVSLSPFKTSQKVKKGEEKKAEPCSPDVTSTCSPKLTVKDEAVTSPTSDRAAVAKKRFTLQGFSNLKTQKGSPTSPDHNTKRQSDPTPFGFKGPPPLHLTRARWFSTSSLLQTKWRGWNKTSLSLDEHDGYSSAEEPLNSDPEDENHKKLCAGKYTVVEDYENEAAEELSVKSGDMVQLVKEGDDGQWFVRNLNTSKESWMAAADLLTLMEKSKSCQSLSSSEGSGNLSTSSSCSET; from the exons ATGAGATCATGCAGCTGGACTCCAATCCCCCCCGCGCTACTGACATCACGCCTGATCTCAGAAAACAGTTTGCCTTCCTTTCAG GCGGTAGAGGAGATAATGGCAGTCCCATCATTGTGTTTCCAGAGTTTCCTGCATTTGGGGAAATCACGGACAGAGAGTTTCACAACGTCCTAACCTATCTAACAAGTGTGCCTAG cttGTCATCAACGGACGTAGGTTTCATCCTGGTCATCGATCGCAGGCTGGACCGATGGGCGGCTGTCAAGGGGACTCTGCTTCGTATTGCA GGCTCCTTCCCCGGGAATCTCCAGCTGGTCCTGGTTCTGCGGCCCACCACCCTGCTGCAGAGGACGCTCTCAGACATCCTCTTCAAGTTCAACAAGGATGAGTTCAAGATGAAGGTGCCG GTGATCATGCTGAGCTCCGTGAGCGAGCTGCACTCCTACATCGACCGCACCCAGCTGACGCGGGAACTCGGAGGAACGCAGGACTACTGCCATGAGAAGTGGATCTCACATCGAACT GCCATTGAGGGATTTGCACTGATGGTGAAGAGAACAGCGCAGACCCTGCAGTCATTTGGGACGGAGCTGGCAGAAACTGAACTCCCAAATGAAATTAAGACAACAACCATCCTGCTTAGCACACACACCAGCAAGAGGGACAAAATGAAG GAGGACGTACTGGTTGCTCTGGATCAAGGCAGCAGGCTGCTGGAGAGCATCAATGAACCTGTAAAAAGAGACCCTGACCACAACATGAACCAGGACGAACTGGAAAACCTAGCAACAGTACAAAG ACTGCTGTCTCAGCTGGACGAGACAGAAAGGGCttttgaggagttctgggtgaGGCATCAGACCAAACTGGAGCAGTGTTTGCAGCTGCGACACTTTGAGCACAACTACAGAGAG GTCAGAGGTTTGCTGGACAGCCTGTCGGAGAAGCTGGTAACCTTCTCCGAGGTTGGGATCAGCCCCGCTCACGCTGACCACATCTTCTGTGAGCTCACCTCCTTTGAAGAGCGAGTCTGT GAAGTTCTGGACAGAGCCTCGGCGCTGTCTCATGAGGGCGACGAGCTCATCCAGAAGTCCCACTACGCCGAGGACTCCATTCAGCCCAAATGCAGCGAGCTGAGAGCCGTCAGCGAGAGCCTGAGCTGCAACCTCAGGACCAAGAAGGACTACCTGCTGAAAGCCATGGAGCTGCACCATCGGCTGGAGAGG GCATCTAAGTGGGTCGACGATGGCATCTATCTGCTGGCCTCTCAGCCAGTAGACAAGTGCCAGTCCCATGAGGGGGCCGAGCTGGCCTTGCAGGAGTTGGAGCGTTACCTAGACAACGCTGGTCAGAATCAACTGACTGACCTCTGCGCCATCTGGAAGGAGTACGAGGAAGTGCTGAACCAGCAGTTCAGG GAGCAAGTGGAGAAAGTTTACCAAAAGCAAGCGTCCATGCAGGAGATGTTTGACAAGCGGAAGATCAGCCTCAAGAAGCTAGCAGCCAAACAAACCAGGCCAGTGCAGCCAGTGGCTCCGAGACCAGAAGCCTTCATCAAGTCACCACTCAGCTCTCCTG CGCACAAAGCACAGCTGGAGAAAAATTGGGAGTCCAACctcagctgtgaaaaa AGAAACAGCCAACTGCAGAACGAAGGCGGTGGCAGCAGACACGCGTCGCAgtcggaggaggaggagaacctGGCGGTGCTCCGGCG GCATGTAATGAACGAGCTGCTGGAAACCGAGAGGGCCTATGTGGAGGAGCTACTCTGTGTGCTGCAG GGTTATGCCTCTGAGATGGAGAATCCAACCATGTCTCACCTCATCCCAGCGCCTTTGCAGAACAAAAAGGAGGTTCTGTTTGGTAACATGCCAGAGATTTACCATTTTCACAAACG AACCTTTCTGAGGGAGTTGGAGCTTTACACACACTGCCCAGAGTTAGTGGGAAGATGCTTTTTGGAGAGG atgacTGACCTGCAGATCTACGAGAAGTACTGTCACAATAAACCTCGGTCTGAGAGCCTCTGGAGGCAGTGTTCAGACTGCGCCTTCTTCCAG GAATGTCAGAAGAAGCTTGAACATAAGCTGGGTTTAGATTCATATCTGCTGAAGCCAGTTCAGAGAATAACCAAAtatcagctgctgctgaaa GAAATGCTTAAGTACAGTAAGGGCTGCGACGGAGCGGATGACCTGCAGGAGGCGCTGACCTCCATTGTGGGCATCCTCAAGGCTGTCAACGACTCCATGCATCTCATCGCCATCACAGGATTTGAG GGTAATATGAGCGAACTAGGAAAGCTCCTCATGCAGGGCTCATTCAGCGTTTGGACTGAGCACAAAAAAGGTCACGCCAAAGTTAAAGACCTGGCTCGTTTCAAGCCCATGCAGAGACACCTGTTCCTCCACGAGAAGGCTCTCCTCTTCTGcaagaggagggaggagaacGGGGAGGGCTACGAGAAGGCTCCTTCATACAGCTTCAAACAGTCACTTAGT ATGAATGCAGTGGGGTTCACTGAGAATGCAAAGGGAGACAACAAGAAGTTTGAAATCTGGTCCAGCTCCAGAGAAGAGGTTTATATTGTTCAG GCACCGACTGCTGAAGTAAAAACCACATGGGTGAATGAGATCCGGAAGGTTCTCACAACCCAGCTGGAGGCCTGCAGAG AGGCCAGCCAGCAGAGGGCACCAGACCAAGTGTTTCAGTTTCCCCCGGTGCCAACCGGCACAGTGAGTCTCAG TCCTTTTAAGACGAGTCAGAAGGTTAAAaagggagaggagaagaaggCTGAGCCATGCAGCCCTGATGTCACCTCTACTTGTTCACCAAAGCTCACAGTGAAAG ACGAAGCAGTGACAAGCCCGACCTCAGACAGAGCTGCTGTGGCTAAAAAGCGTTTTACTTTACAGGGCTTCAGTAACCTCAAAACTCAGAAAG GATCCCCCACCAGCCCAGACCACAACACCAAACGGCAGAGTGATCCCACGCCTTTTGGCTTCAAAG GTCCTCCTCCCCTTCACCTGACCAGGGCCAGGTGGTTCAGCACCTCTAGTCTCTTACAGACAAAGTGGAGAG GATGGAATAAGACCTCCCTATCATTGGACGAACACGACGGCTACTCCAGCGCCGAGGAGCCTCTTAACTCTGATCCAGAAGACGAAAACCACAAGAAGCTG TGTGCTGGGAAATACACAGTAGTGGAAGACTACGAGAACGAAGCTGCAGAAGAGCTTTCAGTGAAGAGTGGAGACATGGTGCAGCTGGTGAAGGAGGGGGACGACGGACAGTG GTTTGTGCGCAACCTTAACACATCTAAGGAGAGCTGGATGGCTGCTGCTGATCTCTTGACCCTCATGGAGAAGTCCAAGTCTTGTCAGTCTCTCAGCAGCTCAG AAGGCAGCGGGAACCTCAGCACATCCTCCAGCTGCAGTGAGACCTAA
- the mcf2lb gene encoding guanine nucleotide exchange factor DBS isoform X8, with amino-acid sequence MQLDSNPPRATDITPDLRKQFAFLSGGRGDNGSPIIVFPEFPAFGEITDREFHNVLTYLTSVPSLSSTDVGFILVIDRRLDRWAAVKGTLLRIAGSFPGNLQLVLVLRPTTLLQRTLSDILFKFNKDEFKMKVPVIMLSSVSELHSYIDRTQLTRELGGTQDYCHEKWISHRTAIEGFALMVKRTAQTLQSFGTELAETELPNEIKTTTILLSTHTSKRDKMKEDVLVALDQGSRLLESINEPVKRDPDHNMNQDELENLATVQRLLSQLDETERAFEEFWVRHQTKLEQCLQLRHFEHNYREVRGLLDSLSEKLVTFSEVGISPAHADHIFCELTSFEERVCEVLDRASALSHEGDELIQKSHYAEDSIQPKCSELRAVSESLSCNLRTKKDYLLKAMELHHRLERASKWVDDGIYLLASQPVDKCQSHEGAELALQELERYLDNAGQNQLTDLCAIWKEYEEVLNQQFREQVEKVYQKQASMQEMFDKRKISLKKLAAKQTRPVQPVAPRPEAFIKSPLSSPAHKAQLEKNWESNLSCEKRNSQLQNEGGGSRHASQSEEEENLAVLRRHVMNELLETERAYVEELLCVLQGYASEMENPTMSHLIPAPLQNKKEVLFGNMPEIYHFHKRTFLRELELYTHCPELVGRCFLERMTDLQIYEKYCHNKPRSESLWRQCSDCAFFQECQKKLEHKLGLDSYLLKPVQRITKYQLLLKEMLKYSKGCDGADDLQEALTSIVGILKAVNDSMHLIAITGFEGNMSELGKLLMQGSFSVWTEHKKGHAKVKDLARFKPMQRHLFLHEKALLFCKRREENGEGYEKAPSYSFKQSLSMNAVGFTENAKGDNKKFEIWSSSREEVYIVQAPTAEVKTTWVNEIRKVLTTQLEACREASQQRAPDQVFQFPPVPTGTVSLSPFKTSQKVKKGEEKKAEPCSPDVTSTCSPKLTVKDEAVTSPTSDRAAVAKKRFTLQGFSNLKTQKGSPTSPDHNTKRQSDPTPFGFKGPPPLHLTRARWFSTSSLLQTKWRGWNKTSLSLDEHDGYSSAEEPLNSDPEDENHKKLCAGKYTVVEDYENEAAEELSVKSGDMVQLVKEGDDGQWFVRNLNTSKESWMAAADLLTLMEKSKSCQSLSSSEGSGNLSTSSSCSET; translated from the exons ATGCAGCTGGACTCCAATCCCCCCCGCGCTACTGACATCACGCCTGATCTCAGAAAACAGTTTGCCTTCCTTTCAG GCGGTAGAGGAGATAATGGCAGTCCCATCATTGTGTTTCCAGAGTTTCCTGCATTTGGGGAAATCACGGACAGAGAGTTTCACAACGTCCTAACCTATCTAACAAGTGTGCCTAG cttGTCATCAACGGACGTAGGTTTCATCCTGGTCATCGATCGCAGGCTGGACCGATGGGCGGCTGTCAAGGGGACTCTGCTTCGTATTGCA GGCTCCTTCCCCGGGAATCTCCAGCTGGTCCTGGTTCTGCGGCCCACCACCCTGCTGCAGAGGACGCTCTCAGACATCCTCTTCAAGTTCAACAAGGATGAGTTCAAGATGAAGGTGCCG GTGATCATGCTGAGCTCCGTGAGCGAGCTGCACTCCTACATCGACCGCACCCAGCTGACGCGGGAACTCGGAGGAACGCAGGACTACTGCCATGAGAAGTGGATCTCACATCGAACT GCCATTGAGGGATTTGCACTGATGGTGAAGAGAACAGCGCAGACCCTGCAGTCATTTGGGACGGAGCTGGCAGAAACTGAACTCCCAAATGAAATTAAGACAACAACCATCCTGCTTAGCACACACACCAGCAAGAGGGACAAAATGAAG GAGGACGTACTGGTTGCTCTGGATCAAGGCAGCAGGCTGCTGGAGAGCATCAATGAACCTGTAAAAAGAGACCCTGACCACAACATGAACCAGGACGAACTGGAAAACCTAGCAACAGTACAAAG ACTGCTGTCTCAGCTGGACGAGACAGAAAGGGCttttgaggagttctgggtgaGGCATCAGACCAAACTGGAGCAGTGTTTGCAGCTGCGACACTTTGAGCACAACTACAGAGAG GTCAGAGGTTTGCTGGACAGCCTGTCGGAGAAGCTGGTAACCTTCTCCGAGGTTGGGATCAGCCCCGCTCACGCTGACCACATCTTCTGTGAGCTCACCTCCTTTGAAGAGCGAGTCTGT GAAGTTCTGGACAGAGCCTCGGCGCTGTCTCATGAGGGCGACGAGCTCATCCAGAAGTCCCACTACGCCGAGGACTCCATTCAGCCCAAATGCAGCGAGCTGAGAGCCGTCAGCGAGAGCCTGAGCTGCAACCTCAGGACCAAGAAGGACTACCTGCTGAAAGCCATGGAGCTGCACCATCGGCTGGAGAGG GCATCTAAGTGGGTCGACGATGGCATCTATCTGCTGGCCTCTCAGCCAGTAGACAAGTGCCAGTCCCATGAGGGGGCCGAGCTGGCCTTGCAGGAGTTGGAGCGTTACCTAGACAACGCTGGTCAGAATCAACTGACTGACCTCTGCGCCATCTGGAAGGAGTACGAGGAAGTGCTGAACCAGCAGTTCAGG GAGCAAGTGGAGAAAGTTTACCAAAAGCAAGCGTCCATGCAGGAGATGTTTGACAAGCGGAAGATCAGCCTCAAGAAGCTAGCAGCCAAACAAACCAGGCCAGTGCAGCCAGTGGCTCCGAGACCAGAAGCCTTCATCAAGTCACCACTCAGCTCTCCTG CGCACAAAGCACAGCTGGAGAAAAATTGGGAGTCCAACctcagctgtgaaaaa AGAAACAGCCAACTGCAGAACGAAGGCGGTGGCAGCAGACACGCGTCGCAgtcggaggaggaggagaacctGGCGGTGCTCCGGCG GCATGTAATGAACGAGCTGCTGGAAACCGAGAGGGCCTATGTGGAGGAGCTACTCTGTGTGCTGCAG GGTTATGCCTCTGAGATGGAGAATCCAACCATGTCTCACCTCATCCCAGCGCCTTTGCAGAACAAAAAGGAGGTTCTGTTTGGTAACATGCCAGAGATTTACCATTTTCACAAACG AACCTTTCTGAGGGAGTTGGAGCTTTACACACACTGCCCAGAGTTAGTGGGAAGATGCTTTTTGGAGAGG atgacTGACCTGCAGATCTACGAGAAGTACTGTCACAATAAACCTCGGTCTGAGAGCCTCTGGAGGCAGTGTTCAGACTGCGCCTTCTTCCAG GAATGTCAGAAGAAGCTTGAACATAAGCTGGGTTTAGATTCATATCTGCTGAAGCCAGTTCAGAGAATAACCAAAtatcagctgctgctgaaa GAAATGCTTAAGTACAGTAAGGGCTGCGACGGAGCGGATGACCTGCAGGAGGCGCTGACCTCCATTGTGGGCATCCTCAAGGCTGTCAACGACTCCATGCATCTCATCGCCATCACAGGATTTGAG GGTAATATGAGCGAACTAGGAAAGCTCCTCATGCAGGGCTCATTCAGCGTTTGGACTGAGCACAAAAAAGGTCACGCCAAAGTTAAAGACCTGGCTCGTTTCAAGCCCATGCAGAGACACCTGTTCCTCCACGAGAAGGCTCTCCTCTTCTGcaagaggagggaggagaacGGGGAGGGCTACGAGAAGGCTCCTTCATACAGCTTCAAACAGTCACTTAGT ATGAATGCAGTGGGGTTCACTGAGAATGCAAAGGGAGACAACAAGAAGTTTGAAATCTGGTCCAGCTCCAGAGAAGAGGTTTATATTGTTCAG GCACCGACTGCTGAAGTAAAAACCACATGGGTGAATGAGATCCGGAAGGTTCTCACAACCCAGCTGGAGGCCTGCAGAG AGGCCAGCCAGCAGAGGGCACCAGACCAAGTGTTTCAGTTTCCCCCGGTGCCAACCGGCACAGTGAGTCTCAG TCCTTTTAAGACGAGTCAGAAGGTTAAAaagggagaggagaagaaggCTGAGCCATGCAGCCCTGATGTCACCTCTACTTGTTCACCAAAGCTCACAGTGAAAG ACGAAGCAGTGACAAGCCCGACCTCAGACAGAGCTGCTGTGGCTAAAAAGCGTTTTACTTTACAGGGCTTCAGTAACCTCAAAACTCAGAAAG GATCCCCCACCAGCCCAGACCACAACACCAAACGGCAGAGTGATCCCACGCCTTTTGGCTTCAAAG GTCCTCCTCCCCTTCACCTGACCAGGGCCAGGTGGTTCAGCACCTCTAGTCTCTTACAGACAAAGTGGAGAG GATGGAATAAGACCTCCCTATCATTGGACGAACACGACGGCTACTCCAGCGCCGAGGAGCCTCTTAACTCTGATCCAGAAGACGAAAACCACAAGAAGCTG TGTGCTGGGAAATACACAGTAGTGGAAGACTACGAGAACGAAGCTGCAGAAGAGCTTTCAGTGAAGAGTGGAGACATGGTGCAGCTGGTGAAGGAGGGGGACGACGGACAGTG GTTTGTGCGCAACCTTAACACATCTAAGGAGAGCTGGATGGCTGCTGCTGATCTCTTGACCCTCATGGAGAAGTCCAAGTCTTGTCAGTCTCTCAGCAGCTCAG AAGGCAGCGGGAACCTCAGCACATCCTCCAGCTGCAGTGAGACCTAA
- the mcf2lb gene encoding guanine nucleotide exchange factor DBS isoform X5, with the protein MGKVYFGWTAGLPLSLWKMLLWMKTEEMALGELLERLRSVTQTIDEIMQLDSNPPRATDITPDLRKQFAFLSGGRGDNGSPIIVFPEFPAFGEITDREFHNVLTYLTSVPSLSSTDVGFILVIDRRLDRWAAVKGTLLRIAGSFPGNLQLVLVLRPTTLLQRTLSDILFKFNKDEFKMKVPVIMLSSVSELHSYIDRTQLTRELGGTQDYCHEKWISHRTAIEGFALMVKRTAQTLQSFGTELAETELPNEIKTTTILLSTHTSKRDKMKEDVLVALDQGSRLLESINEPVKRDPDHNMNQDELENLATVQRLLSQLDETERAFEEFWVRHQTKLEQCLQLRHFEHNYREVRGLLDSLSEKLVTFSEVGISPAHADHIFCELTSFEERVCEVLDRASALSHEGDELIQKSHYAEDSIQPKCSELRAVSESLSCNLRTKKDYLLKAMELHHRLERASKWVDDGIYLLASQPVDKCQSHEGAELALQELERYLDNAGQNQLTDLCAIWKEYEEVLNQQFREQVEKVYQKQASMQEMFDKRKISLKKLAAKQTRPVQPVAPRPEAFIKSPLSSPAHKAQLEKNWESNLSCEKRNSQLQNEGGGSRHASQSEEEENLAVLRRHVMNELLETERAYVEELLCVLQGYASEMENPTMSHLIPAPLQNKKEVLFGNMPEIYHFHKRTFLRELELYTHCPELVGRCFLERMTDLQIYEKYCHNKPRSESLWRQCSDCAFFQECQKKLEHKLGLDSYLLKPVQRITKYQLLLKEMLKYSKGCDGADDLQEALTSIVGILKAVNDSMHLIAITGFEGNMSELGKLLMQGSFSVWTEHKKGHAKVKDLARFKPMQRHLFLHEKALLFCKRREENGEGYEKAPSYSFKQSLSMNAVGFTENAKGDNKKFEIWSSSREEVYIVQAPTAEVKTTWVNEIRKVLTTQLEACREASQQRAPDQVFQFPPVPTGTVSLSPFKTSQKVKKGEEKKAEPCSPDVTSTCSPKLTVKDEAVTSPTSDRAAVAKKRFTLQGFSNLKTQKGSPTSPDHNTKRQSDPTPFGFKGPPPLHLTRARWFSTSSLLQTKWRGWNKTSLSLDEHDGYSSAEEPLNSDPEDENHKKLCAGKYTVVEDYENEAAEELSVKSGDMVQLVKEGDDGQWFVRNLNTSKESWMAAADLLTLMEKSKSCQSLSSSEGSGNLSTSSSCSET; encoded by the exons ATGAGATCATGCAGCTGGACTCCAATCCCCCCCGCGCTACTGACATCACGCCTGATCTCAGAAAACAGTTTGCCTTCCTTTCAG GCGGTAGAGGAGATAATGGCAGTCCCATCATTGTGTTTCCAGAGTTTCCTGCATTTGGGGAAATCACGGACAGAGAGTTTCACAACGTCCTAACCTATCTAACAAGTGTGCCTAG cttGTCATCAACGGACGTAGGTTTCATCCTGGTCATCGATCGCAGGCTGGACCGATGGGCGGCTGTCAAGGGGACTCTGCTTCGTATTGCA GGCTCCTTCCCCGGGAATCTCCAGCTGGTCCTGGTTCTGCGGCCCACCACCCTGCTGCAGAGGACGCTCTCAGACATCCTCTTCAAGTTCAACAAGGATGAGTTCAAGATGAAGGTGCCG GTGATCATGCTGAGCTCCGTGAGCGAGCTGCACTCCTACATCGACCGCACCCAGCTGACGCGGGAACTCGGAGGAACGCAGGACTACTGCCATGAGAAGTGGATCTCACATCGAACT GCCATTGAGGGATTTGCACTGATGGTGAAGAGAACAGCGCAGACCCTGCAGTCATTTGGGACGGAGCTGGCAGAAACTGAACTCCCAAATGAAATTAAGACAACAACCATCCTGCTTAGCACACACACCAGCAAGAGGGACAAAATGAAG GAGGACGTACTGGTTGCTCTGGATCAAGGCAGCAGGCTGCTGGAGAGCATCAATGAACCTGTAAAAAGAGACCCTGACCACAACATGAACCAGGACGAACTGGAAAACCTAGCAACAGTACAAAG ACTGCTGTCTCAGCTGGACGAGACAGAAAGGGCttttgaggagttctgggtgaGGCATCAGACCAAACTGGAGCAGTGTTTGCAGCTGCGACACTTTGAGCACAACTACAGAGAG GTCAGAGGTTTGCTGGACAGCCTGTCGGAGAAGCTGGTAACCTTCTCCGAGGTTGGGATCAGCCCCGCTCACGCTGACCACATCTTCTGTGAGCTCACCTCCTTTGAAGAGCGAGTCTGT GAAGTTCTGGACAGAGCCTCGGCGCTGTCTCATGAGGGCGACGAGCTCATCCAGAAGTCCCACTACGCCGAGGACTCCATTCAGCCCAAATGCAGCGAGCTGAGAGCCGTCAGCGAGAGCCTGAGCTGCAACCTCAGGACCAAGAAGGACTACCTGCTGAAAGCCATGGAGCTGCACCATCGGCTGGAGAGG GCATCTAAGTGGGTCGACGATGGCATCTATCTGCTGGCCTCTCAGCCAGTAGACAAGTGCCAGTCCCATGAGGGGGCCGAGCTGGCCTTGCAGGAGTTGGAGCGTTACCTAGACAACGCTGGTCAGAATCAACTGACTGACCTCTGCGCCATCTGGAAGGAGTACGAGGAAGTGCTGAACCAGCAGTTCAGG GAGCAAGTGGAGAAAGTTTACCAAAAGCAAGCGTCCATGCAGGAGATGTTTGACAAGCGGAAGATCAGCCTCAAGAAGCTAGCAGCCAAACAAACCAGGCCAGTGCAGCCAGTGGCTCCGAGACCAGAAGCCTTCATCAAGTCACCACTCAGCTCTCCTG CGCACAAAGCACAGCTGGAGAAAAATTGGGAGTCCAACctcagctgtgaaaaa AGAAACAGCCAACTGCAGAACGAAGGCGGTGGCAGCAGACACGCGTCGCAgtcggaggaggaggagaacctGGCGGTGCTCCGGCG GCATGTAATGAACGAGCTGCTGGAAACCGAGAGGGCCTATGTGGAGGAGCTACTCTGTGTGCTGCAG GGTTATGCCTCTGAGATGGAGAATCCAACCATGTCTCACCTCATCCCAGCGCCTTTGCAGAACAAAAAGGAGGTTCTGTTTGGTAACATGCCAGAGATTTACCATTTTCACAAACG AACCTTTCTGAGGGAGTTGGAGCTTTACACACACTGCCCAGAGTTAGTGGGAAGATGCTTTTTGGAGAGG atgacTGACCTGCAGATCTACGAGAAGTACTGTCACAATAAACCTCGGTCTGAGAGCCTCTGGAGGCAGTGTTCAGACTGCGCCTTCTTCCAG GAATGTCAGAAGAAGCTTGAACATAAGCTGGGTTTAGATTCATATCTGCTGAAGCCAGTTCAGAGAATAACCAAAtatcagctgctgctgaaa GAAATGCTTAAGTACAGTAAGGGCTGCGACGGAGCGGATGACCTGCAGGAGGCGCTGACCTCCATTGTGGGCATCCTCAAGGCTGTCAACGACTCCATGCATCTCATCGCCATCACAGGATTTGAG GGTAATATGAGCGAACTAGGAAAGCTCCTCATGCAGGGCTCATTCAGCGTTTGGACTGAGCACAAAAAAGGTCACGCCAAAGTTAAAGACCTGGCTCGTTTCAAGCCCATGCAGAGACACCTGTTCCTCCACGAGAAGGCTCTCCTCTTCTGcaagaggagggaggagaacGGGGAGGGCTACGAGAAGGCTCCTTCATACAGCTTCAAACAGTCACTTAGT ATGAATGCAGTGGGGTTCACTGAGAATGCAAAGGGAGACAACAAGAAGTTTGAAATCTGGTCCAGCTCCAGAGAAGAGGTTTATATTGTTCAG GCACCGACTGCTGAAGTAAAAACCACATGGGTGAATGAGATCCGGAAGGTTCTCACAACCCAGCTGGAGGCCTGCAGAG AGGCCAGCCAGCAGAGGGCACCAGACCAAGTGTTTCAGTTTCCCCCGGTGCCAACCGGCACAGTGAGTCTCAG TCCTTTTAAGACGAGTCAGAAGGTTAAAaagggagaggagaagaaggCTGAGCCATGCAGCCCTGATGTCACCTCTACTTGTTCACCAAAGCTCACAGTGAAAG ACGAAGCAGTGACAAGCCCGACCTCAGACAGAGCTGCTGTGGCTAAAAAGCGTTTTACTTTACAGGGCTTCAGTAACCTCAAAACTCAGAAAG GATCCCCCACCAGCCCAGACCACAACACCAAACGGCAGAGTGATCCCACGCCTTTTGGCTTCAAAG GTCCTCCTCCCCTTCACCTGACCAGGGCCAGGTGGTTCAGCACCTCTAGTCTCTTACAGACAAAGTGGAGAG GATGGAATAAGACCTCCCTATCATTGGACGAACACGACGGCTACTCCAGCGCCGAGGAGCCTCTTAACTCTGATCCAGAAGACGAAAACCACAAGAAGCTG TGTGCTGGGAAATACACAGTAGTGGAAGACTACGAGAACGAAGCTGCAGAAGAGCTTTCAGTGAAGAGTGGAGACATGGTGCAGCTGGTGAAGGAGGGGGACGACGGACAGTG GTTTGTGCGCAACCTTAACACATCTAAGGAGAGCTGGATGGCTGCTGCTGATCTCTTGACCCTCATGGAGAAGTCCAAGTCTTGTCAGTCTCTCAGCAGCTCAG AAGGCAGCGGGAACCTCAGCACATCCTCCAGCTGCAGTGAGACCTAA